Genomic DNA from Bifidobacterium sp. ESL0769:
GCGTAGGTCGCCCTGGTCGTCCGTCTGCAAAGCCGATTCGTAATAGTTTTCGACACGAATGACCGTAAATTGCCCGTGTTCGTACAGCGCGAGTTTGATGAGCCGCCGCTCCGGTTCCGTGACTTTCGAGGCGGCCTCGATGGCGTTGTCGAGTGCGTTGCCGAAAAGCGTGGCGATATCCATCGAGCTCATATTGCCCAAAAGCTTGCCGTCCGCGACAGTAGTCAATGTGATACCTTGCTGCGCGCAGGTCTTCAGCTTCGAAGTGAGAATAACATCGAGCACGGAATTGCCGGTGTGCTCCTGAGCGCTGTATTCCTTGACCGACGCCTCAAGATGCTCGAAGCCGGCGGCCACGTGCTTGGGGTCGACCTCGGCCCGCAAAGCGGTGATCTGGTGCTTCAGATCGTGTGCAATCCGCCCGAGCGATTCGATGTTTTCCTTGGATTGCAGGTATTCTTGGTGCTCGCTTTCCAGCTTTGCGTCGATGGAAGCAATTTCAAGGTTGGCCTGCGCAGCCCTCGCTTGCTCCTGCTGTGCGCCGAGAATGGCGTAGCCGCACAAATCGACGAGCGTGCGAATATAGAAGATTTCCTGCCCGACCGATCCGGAGAAAGGCGTATTGGTCGAGACGAAACTCAGGTTGCTCATCGCAAACGTGACGATGGTGATGATGATGGAACCTGCCACCGCAGTGCGGCTTGGATTCACAGGTCTGTCCCGCTCGAAATTATGGCGTTCGATGATCCAAGCCAGGCCAAAGCCAATCAGATAGATGATCGTAGCCAAAGTAGCGGTGGGTAGGTCGAGCCCCCAAACGGGCGCGTTGGAACGGTTATGCTTGTTGAAACCGATGAACGTGGCGATTTGCCAGTGCAGCGACGCCACGAGTTCTGCAAGCACGAACGCGCGGGCGGTGACGTAAAGGCCCTCGCGCGGCGTCGTTTGCGCACCGAGAAAGATGATAAGGTACATTCCCGCCACTGCGAGCAGCATACCCAGAATCCAGAAATCAAGGCTCATCGCCCCGTCAAAATATTGGATTCCGATAATCGCCGGCAGCCCGATCGCGGCCACGAGCACGCTCCGCCATTTCGGCGCCCGCCGGTAGATGACCAGCAGGTAGACCACGCAGGCCAGCCATTCGCAGATGCCGGTGTAGAGCCGCGGGATGTTGGGCAGCGCGTTGGTGATGGTGTTCATCTGTCGCCTCCCCTGTGGCTCTGGATTGTGATTCCAAACTTGCGTTCCGGTTCCATATTCCTTGCGTTAGCGCCACAAAAGTGCGTTTTACCCGTGCTATTGTGCATGTTTCTGGCAGTGGCGTTGAGAAAGTGCGTTTTGGGCAGGCTAAGTTGCATATTTCTGGCAGTAGCGTCGTAAAAGTGCACTTTGAGCAAGCTAAGTTGTACGTTTCTTGCGTTGGTGCAAAAGTGCGAGTTGGCGGTCGTGGGATGCACGTTTCGCACGTTGATGTCGGAAAAGTGCATTTCGGCGGGTGCAAGGTGCATGTTTCTTGCGTTGGTGCCATAAAAGTGCACTTTGGAAGCGCTATAGTGCATGTTTCGCACAGTAGCGTCGGGAAGGTGCGCGGTAACCAGCATGTTCACTGCAAGCCGCCGTTGATGTAGCCGGCCAGCGCGGCGACGAACGCCTTCTTGCGTGGGCGGCTGATGCGCAGACGCTCGCCGTTGCTCATAATGCAGTCCTGGTCTTCGATACCGGTGACGTGCCGCAGGTTGACCAGATAGCACGAGTTCGAACGGAAGAAATCGTGCCCGTCCAGTTGCGTTTCGAGCTCTTTCAGCGTCGAGGTAATGGAAAGTTTGCCATCGAGCGTATGGATGATAATTGTATGACGAATTGATTCGATATAGACGATGGATTTGAGCTCGACGCGCGTGCGCTGCGACCCGACCTCGAAAAGCATGGAATCGTCACTCTGCCGCCGCACTGCCTCGATGCAGCGTTTGATCTCCTGGCAGAACGCGAAGTATGGCACGGGTTTCAAGAGGTAGGAGAGCGCCTGTACCTCGTAACCGTTGATGGCATATTGCGAGGCGTTGGTGATGAAGACGATTACGACGCTGCTGTCGATTTTGCGGATGCGCCGCGCCGCTTCCATGCCGTCCATCTCTTTCATTTCGATGTCGAGCAACAGGATGTCGTAAATCGGCCGATAGTTTTCCACGATTTTCACGCCGTCGTCGAAAACGGAGACGGTGAAGTTTTCGCCGTTTTCGCTCTGGTAACGGTTAAGGTAGTCGAGGACTTTCTGGCAGGCGGCGGGTTCGTCCTCCACTACTCCGATTCTGATGTTGTGCATCGTCGCCGCCTTTCACTTAAGGTTTTACCCCATAATTTCTCTATAGCATAATTTGGCAGGTTTGCCGCAGAGTTCGATAGATTGTCGTTACGAACCCATAATTTGTTTTGCATTTACAATAAATAGTTAAAAAAGCTATTTCTATCTCATTATCTCATATGTATGCAGGCGTTTTTGGTGTCAGCGAGAAATTTCGGTGTGAGAAAATTGATATAAATTTATTCGTGGAAATTTGTATGGCAATGGTTTGCCATACACTTTCGGAGTTAATTTCTCGCCGTTTAAAGGCGATATTGTACCGTTTATAGACAAAAGTGGACACGAATTTTAATTAAGAGTAAAAAGATTGACGTATGGTATTTTCCAATGGAGGTTGATATGAAGAAGACGAAGAAGATGGTGATTGTTGCGTCGTTTGCGGCGGCTTGCACCCTGTTCGCAGGTGTTGGTTTCGCGTCGGCAGGCGAGACTCCGGCCCCGGGCTCCACTCCGGTGGTTTCGGCACAGGCAAATTATAATCGCACAGCTTTGCAGGCTCAGCATGACAGAGCAGTCGGAATACGTAATACGGCCGGTAATTTGAGCCAATACACCCAGGAGTCGTGGACATGGCTTTTGAGCGATATCATTAAGGCTGAAGCCAAATTGGATGCTTCTAAAGACGGTAATCAAAATGCAGATGGAGCTATGAGCCAGCAGGATATTGATCAAACGACCAGCTCAATGAAGTTGGACATGGATCTTGGTATCTTGCAGGCTCCCAAGGCTGGTGAAATTAGAGCAGACGCTCCTCTGCAGAATATGGCATCCCTTCAGTCTTTTTACAATAAAATAAAGAACGTCGCACGCTCCAGCTACCCCTCTGCCACGGAAAATCAGTGGACTCGGTTTGATCAATCCAGAACCTATGTAAGTTGGATCTTAATGGCAGACGGTGATCAATATCAGATCACTAGGGCGTATGACCGGTTGTACGCAGATACTTACAACATTGATCAGAACTTGCTTCCAACTCCCCCTGCCCCGGCTCCGTCTCCATCCCCGTCACCAAGCCCTGCTCCCGCTCCTACTCCCGACAAGAAAGCCGGACTGCGCAGCGCCTATGACAAGGTGAAGGATTACAAGCAGGACGATTTCACTGCCGCTTCTCCTTGGGCAGCGTTCGCCGCTGAGCTCGCCAAGGCCAAGGCCATGCTCGATACTGACAACACCCAGGCTGCGTTCGACGCCGAAGCCACCGCTCTTAATGCGAAAGCCGACGCTCTGATCAGCATCGCCGCGCTCAAGGCTGATATCGCTAAGGCCTCCTCGTTGAAGCCCTCCGACTATAGCGAGTTCTCTTGGTATCTTGTCACCATCGATTTGCCCTGGGCCAAGGACGTCGTTGCCGATGCCAACGCCACGAAAGATGATGTCAGTGCCATTGAAGGCCTTTTGAGCGAAGACCTCGCCGATCTCAGGACCCCGATCGCCGGCGAAAAGACCGGTGCGGATATCCCCACCACCCCCAAGACCAAGACCGATTTGACCAAGTTGGTCGCGCAGGCCGAAACTCTCAAGCAGGGCGATTACACCGCCGCTTCCTGGAAGGTCTTCGCTGAGGCCTTGAAGGATGCCAAGGATGCCCTCAATCCGGAAGCGCAGCCGCAATCTCAGCTGCTGCGTGACGGTGTTGAAGACGACTACACCTTCAACTACGTGGAGCTTGAGGACGCCCAGTCCGCTCTGGTTCGCAACGTTGCCAAAACCAATGGTGCCGCTGGTGCTGCCGGTAAGAAGGCCGGCCTGGCAACAACTGGTGCCAATGTTTCCATCGTGGCCGGTATCATGGCGCTGTTCGCAGTCGCCGGTGCCGCCATCAAACTCGTCGATCGCAAGCGTGCCTAGCAACCAGCTCGCTCGTCTGTAACGACAGTTTCACCATTAAAGGTCGGCCGACAGGTCTGCGGATTTGGTATTGATAAGCCATTTCCGTCAGCTTGTCGGCCGGCTTTATACGTTCCGGGCTTTGGCTAGGGAGCTGAGCCAGAGTACCTGGGTGAACGCGGATGTGGTTGGGTGAACCTAGAACGTGACTGAGCGAACCTAACTAAGCGGACGCGGCCAGGAGAACGTAACTTGATAGACGTAACTTAGCGAACGCGACTAGATGGACGCAGTTAGGTGGCCTCGGCTTGATGGGAGTATAAAGAAGGAAACGTCCCGAAAGGAAGTGTGTTATGGCAGTTGACAATAACGGCAATACCCGCAATGCCGCCGATATCGACGGCAACAAACAGCGGATCATGGACATCGTCGACGAGAAGAAAGGCGAGTTCATCGAGGCTTCGGACAGGATTTGGGAGACGCCCGAGACACGTTTCACCGTGCCGAAATCTGTCGAACAGCATTATAAAGTACTTGAACGCGAGGGCTTTGACATCCAAAAAGGCGTGGCCGGCATGGATTACGCCTACATCGCCACGTACGGAACGGGCAAGCCGGTCATCGGCATCACCGCCGAATACGATGCGCTCGACAACCTGAGTCAGGAGGCCGGCAACCCGAATCGTAAACCCGTGGTCGAGGGTGCGCCCGGGCAAGGTTGCGGTCACAATGTGCTCGGCACCGGCGCTTTGGGCGCAGCCGTCGCGCTGAAGACGCTGATGGAGGAGAAAAATCTCAAAGGTACACTAAAGCTTTTCGGCTGCCCGGCCGAGGAGAGCGGTTATGGCAAGGCGTTCATGGCGCGCGACGGCGTTTTCGACGATGTGGATGCGGCCTTTACTTGGCACCCTTCCGACACCACGGCTGTCGCCGGCGGTTCGGGCCTTGCGGTGATGCAGGCCAACTTCAGCTTCAAGGGCCTCGCCGCGCACGCTGCGGCCGCTCCCGAGCAGGGCCGAGACGCGCTCGACGCCGCCACGCTGATGACGGTGGGCGTACAGTTCCTGCGCGAGCATATCATCGACGCCGCGCGTATCCATTACGCTTACCTTGACGCCGGCGGCAAGTCCGCGAACGTCGTGCATCCCACGGCCACGCTCTACTTCTTCGTGCGCGCCCCGTATCTTGAGCAAGCCAAGCCCATCTACGACCGCGTGGTCAAGATCGCCAAGGGTGCCGCGATGATGACGGAAACCGAGCTCAAGATCGACTTCGATTCCGCCTGCGCCAACTACGTACCGAACCACCCGCTCAGCGAGGACATGGACAGAAACCTCGACCTGGTCGGCCCGCTGCAACTCACCGATGAAGAGCTCGAGTTCGAGAGCAAGATCCAGGCCAACAACCCCAAGGGTTATGAAGGTCCGCTCGCCGAGCGTCTGAAGGCTGCGAACCCGTCGTTGAGCGATGAGGAGGTCAACAAAATCGCCCATTCCAGCATGGCATTGCCGAAGTTCCCGCTGATTTACACCACTGACACCAAGGGCCAGGCGTCCACGGACGTCGGCGATGTGAGTTGGTGCACCCCGACCGCGCAGTACTACGGCGGTTTCGAGCCGCTGGGTACGCCCGCGCATTCGTGGCAGTGGGTAGCCAACGGCCAGTCCAGCGTGGCGCACAAGGGACTTGTACAAGCCGCCAAGACCATTGCCCTGACCGCCTACGATGCTCTCACCGACCCTGAGCTTCTGCAGGCCGCGAAGGATGCTTATGCCAAGGAGTTCAAGGGCAAGCCCTACAAGTCGGTGATTCCGCCGGAAACTCAGCCTCATGGCTGAGTGAGAGGCTATCTAAGACTATCTAAGACATGCCTTCCGGCCCGTCGGAAGGCATATAAAAAACGGGCTGGCGACTTGATTGTCGTCAACCCGTATGGTACGAAGTCTTTGAACCTAATGTTCAGGCAGCCTTTGTCGTGGAGGACTGAGCGTTCTTGTCGTTGTCGGTCAGCTGCGTTTTTTCGGCGTCGCGGCGGACGATTTCCTCCGCGATCGATTCGATGTTGCAAAGGCGAAGGGCGTTGTCCCCACGCACGCCCGAAGCCTCTTCGTTGCTGATGAGACCGGTTTTCACCAACGCATCAACGGGGTTGATGCCGTAGCTGCGAGCGATGGCGATGATTTCGTCGGTCGCCAGTTCGTTTGACTTGAAGCGTTTGTAAAGAGTGGCATAAGGGATGCCTGCCAGCTGTGAGATTCGGTTGATAGAATCGTCGTGGGTGATTTCTCGTAGCCATTCAATATGATTATGTCGAATTTTTTCCATGTTTTTATTTTCCGATAATTCGCAAGAAAATGTAAGGAATAAAATTTCGTAAAACGTTTGATATTATTGAGAATATTTTTATTTGATGATATTTATACAGACTGTTTATCAAGAAAATTGTTTTGTCTAATATTGCAATAAAACGTTGAAATTGCGGTGGTTTTGGACTATAATAAGACGAAAGCGAAGGTTTCGTATCCTGCAAAGAGTCAACAAAAAGATGACTATTTATTTATTCGTCAAACATCAACCGTTTAATTAAATTTTTTAAAAAAAATTAAATAAAACGTTCATAACCGTATAGATTAAGTTATTAGCGTAATCAATGCTTTTTGTCTAATACAAAAATAGTGCTTTTGCCCTTATTAATGTTTAACCGTTGCAATTTAGCTGGATTTCACAGGTTGCTCGGATGGTGACACCAGGCCTCCAGGTTTTACTCACCTGATGACGATTGCGCGGCAATGGCATGGCTTTCAATCCTGCCTCTGCCTATTGATGTCGACGGTTGAACGGAGCCTAACGTGTTCCCCGAAGTTGAATTCTGCCTGCTTATCGACATGTAAGCGGAGCCGTGACGTGCGCAGCCCCGCTTACATGCTCTTCGATTTTCGGACTTAAATTTTAGTCCTTGTCTTCCGGATTCGCTTCGCCATTTTCGTCGGCCTTTGATTCTTCGGCTTTTTTGATGGCGGCCAGGCCGCTGGTGAAGTCGTTGCGGCGCACGATTTCCTTGGCGATGTCACTGATGCTGCTGAGCCGCAGCGCGTTGTTGCCGCGCACGTCGGTGGCCTCGTCCGTGTCGATGACGTGGTTCTGGACCAGCGCCTCCACGGGGTTGATGTGGTAACCGCGGGCGATCGCGATGATCTCGTCGGTGGTCAGCATATTCGATTGAAAGCGCTTGTAAAGGGTCGTATAGGGAATCCCGCTCAAGCGAGAGATTTTATTAATGGAATCGTTATGCGTGATGCGCTTGAGCCATTCGATTGGGTTGTTACTCGTATTTTCGTTCATGTACTTATTATGCGATGCTTTACCTGAAAAAGTAATCAGCAAAACTGAAACGTTTGATGTGAAAGAGAGAAATGTCATACGCAAACGTTACAAAAGGTTAAATATTACTATAAATTAATTACAACGGTAGATGGGATTTTCGTCGCGCCTTCGCTTGCCTTTCGCCTCGTATTCCTGATATTTTGCGCTTTTATGGGTACCTGAACCCCTCTGTCGCTTGGATTCGCGACGTTGGAGCCATGTGGAAGCAGTATAAGTAAAATGCAGAATTAAACGGATTGTGACTTATAACAAGTTTCGGCTAAAGCAGAATTAATTTATTTTTTTCGTAAATTAACATTGTGGTGCAAAGTTATTGCTGAATCTTACAATTATCAAACGTTTGCTTTAACCGTGCATCAAATGAATGTTCGCTGTGTTGTGGTGGGTGTGGAGGTGTTCGGGTTTGCTGCATCGTCAACTTGGTAAGCTTTGACAGTCCGTAGAAACGGATGATGTCTTGAGCGTTTGCATCGTTGTCGTAATAAATACGGTAGAACTCATTGCATTTATATGATATTTAAACTCTTTTGTTTATATTTACAATTTATAATAACAAGATGCGATAATCACCTAATTAAAAAAGCCGTTATTCATTATATAATGATAATATTTATCGTAAAGATTGGATACGTGTTCGGTTTTTGAGGAGAGAGCGGAATGGGTTATATCGATGTAATTCATGAAGTCAAACGATATAATAGTGGTGCTGGAAGTGTAGTAGCGAATAACGATGTTAGTTTTTCTATCCTTCAAGGTGAGCTGGTCGTGATTATCGGAGCCTCCGGCACCGGGAAATCGACGTTGCTCAACGTCATCGGCGGCATGGACGGCTGCGATGAAGGCGACGTGATTATTGACGGCGAAAACATCGCCAAATACAGTACCAAGGAACTCACCGAATACCGCCGCCTCGACGTCGGCTTTGTTTTCCAGTTCTATAACTTGGTCCCCAATCTGACCGCGCAGGAAAACGTTGAAATCGCCTCCGACATCGTTCCATATGCTTACGATTCCAAGCAAGTGCTGGACAGCGTCGGGCTCGGTGATCGTTGCAACAACTTCCCTTCCCAACTTTCTGGCGGCGAACAGCAGCGGGTTGCCATCGCGCGTGCCGTTGCGAAAAGGCCAAAAATCCTTCTATGCGACGAACCGACCGGGGCTCTCGACTACAAAACGGGTAAGCAGGTGCTGCATATCCTGCAGAACATGAGTCGCAAGCATGGCGCAACCGTGGTCATCGTGACTCATAATTCGGCGCTCGCCCCCATGGCCGACCGCGTCGTCAGCATGCACGATGCCCGCGTCACTGGTGTCAGACGAAATCCAGATCCGTGCGATATTGACCAGCTGGAGTGGTGATTGTGAAATCTAAAAATTCTCATAAAGACGTTTACCAGAATCCTGTTTCCAGCACAAAGAACAAGAAGAAACATTCGTCCAAGGGTAAAAAATCGAAGAAGATGGCCGAGGCCAAGAAACTAGCCGAGATTGAGAAGAATAGCGCGGCTAAAGCCAGAAAGTCGGCCGGAGCTGAGGAAAACATTGCGCCCGAGACGACGAAGCTGGTCTGGGATGTGAAACCGGTTGTGCATAGGGCCTCTGCCACGCCCAAGAAGAAGACTGACCCGAAGCGAGTTGCGGCTAAGCCTGAGAAGCCGGCTACATCAGAGAAGCCGGTTGGAATTAAGCAGTCAACTCAGCCAAAGAAGGCAGCCGAGCCGAGGAAGCAAGCCGTAGCTGAGGAATCGTCCGCGTCGAAGAAAGCAGTTGCAGCTAAAAGGTCGGCTGCACCTAAGAAGCTGGCTGTGCCTAAAAATGCGGCCAGGCTCAAGAAGCCGGTTTGGGTAAGGAAATCGGCCGCGCCTGAGAATCCGGTTGAGTTCAGAAAGTCAGCTAGGTCTAAGAAGTCAACTGCTATTAAGAAATCGTCTGCGCCCAATAAGGTAACTGAGCTTAGGAAGCAGCCTGCGCCGAAGAAGCCGACTGAGTCCAGAAAGCCGATTACGCCCGAGAACCCGGGTGAATCTAAGAAACGGGTTGCCGCTAAGAGGTCAGCTGCGAATAAGAAGGCTGAATCTAAGAGGCCAGTCGTATCTGAGAAGAAGGCTGCGCCGAAGAAGTCGGTCAAATCTGGAAAGCCAACCGTATCTAAGAAGTCGGTTGATACCGAAAAACCGACTGTAGTTGAGAAGTCGGCTGAGCCTAAGAAGTCGGCTACAACGAGGAGACCGGCTGGGTCGAATAAAGTGGCTAAGGACCGGAAATCTGTCGTGGCCGAAAAGGCTGTTGAACACGATGAGCCGTCTGTATCTGAGAAGTCGCCAAAGTCTAAGAAGCCGGTTGCGGCCAATAAGTCAACTGAATCTTCAAAGGCGGCTGAGGCAAAAAGGCAGCTAGCTTCTGAAAAGCAGGTAGCATCTAAACCGTCGCCTGAAGCGAAGAAGTTTGTCGAGGTTAAGAAGTCTTCTGAGACCAAGAAGTCCCTTGAAATTAAGAAGTCTGTAGAGCCCAATAAGCCGTCTGTACCGGAAAAGTCGGCTCAACCCGAGCAACCAGCCGTACCGGAGAAACCGGCTGAGCCGAATAAGCAGGCTGAATCTAGGAAGCCAGTCATATCTGAGAAGCCAGCCGTGCCGAATAAGCCGGTTGAATCTAGCAGGCTGTCTGCATCTGGGAAGTCAGTTGAGTCTACGAAGCAGATCGTACTCGGGAATCCAGCCGAGTACGGGAAACCGGTTGGGCCTACGAAGCCAGCTACACCAATCCAGCCTAAAGCCGAATCTCAAGCGGCTCCGGCCATTCTCAATTTGCCCGCTAAAGCTGAACCTACTGGCGGGCCGGATCAAGATTTTTCGGAAACCATCATCTTTCCACCGAAATCGCGAACGGTTGAAAAGCCCGCGCAACCGAAAACGGATGTTGTTCCATTCTTGGAGAATGGTGATTCACAGCCCTCGGAATGGACGGTTGATCTGCGTCAACCCGATGGCAGCAGGAAGAAAACGGAAACAACCGAACAATACAATGTAAGGATTTCGCTGCGGCATGCGCTGGAGCAGCAACAGCAGGAGCAACGCGCTCGAAAAGCGCAGCAGGAGCACCGGGCACAGCGCCTGCAGCGAGAGCAACAATTCGGGCAGCCGCAGCGGCCCACGCAAGCCGCGCAGGTTCAGTCGCAACAGCAGCCGACGAAGTCTAGACAGCAGCAGGAATCCACACCGGCGCAGCCGAACAAGCCGAAGGTGTCGCAGAAGCAATGGTTGGAAGAGCTCGGGAAGCCTCAGGAAATCTCAGAAATTCTGCAACAACGGTCGTCCGTACAAAAGCCGCTGCAGCAGCAGAAGCCTGTTCAGCCCAAGCAAGTGGCTCAGGTCCAGTCGCAGCAGGCATTGGCACGGAAGTCACTGCAGCAGCAGAAGCCGAATGGACCGCAGCAACAACCTGCGCAGCCTTGGCAAATTGCGCAGGTTCAGCCGCAGCAGTCTGAGCAAATTCAGCCCCAGCCTCCTCAGCAGCAACAGCTAAGGAAATCTCAGCAAACTGCGAAGTGGGAGCATCACGCACAGCCGCAAAAGTTGCAGCAACCTCAGCCAGCCGAGCAGGTTGAAAAGCAACCGGTGCCTGTGCACAAGCCGGAGTCGTCGCAGCAGCAACCGTTGCAACAAGAGCAGGAGTCTAGGCAGCCTGAGCAAATCGCGAAGGTTCAGCCGCAACAGCAGCCTCAAAAACTCGAAAAACAGGAGCAAAAACAGCAGCCGCAAGAAAGTCCGAAGAGTCAGAAGCCACAGCCACGTAAGGAACTTCAGGGGACTAAGCAGATTCAGCCTGAGCAATCGCCAAAGCCGCAGTCTGAGGAATCTCCGGAAGCCGAGCAGGTTCAGCCTCAGAAGCAGGAGTCTTCACAGACCCAGAAGTCGCAGGGAGAAAAGGAAGCAAAACCGCTGCCGGTGTCGGAACGGAACCAGCAGTCGCGGAAAAAGCAAAAAGGCAAGAAACCACAGCAGCCCGGGCAATCTCTGCAAACCGTGCAGGCGAAGTCGCAAAAATCGCAAAAGACATCTGAGAAAAAGGCATCGAAGCAGCAGAAGTCGCAAAAGGCGCAGCAGGCGCCAGTGCAGCAGAAGCAGCAGTCGGAGGAAAGCCCGAAAGTCCAAAAGCCGCAGCATCAAGCGGCTCCACAGAAGCAGCTGCCTCGGGAAACCCCGAAAGAGCAGGAGTCTACGCAGCCTCAGCAAGCGGAGGAAGTGCAGCCGCAACAGAAGCAGGAGTTGCCAGAACAGCAAGAGGTAGCGCAGAAGCAGCAGTCGAAGCAGGAACCGCAAAAACCACAACCAGTATCGGCACAGGAGAAGAGGCAGCCGGAGGAAAGCCCAAAGGCTCAGGAGTCTACGCAGCCTGAGCAAGCCGCAGAGGTGCAGCCACAGGTTAGTGACTCTGAGCAAACGGAGCAGAGTCAGCTGGAGCAGGCGCAAGAGCAGGAGCCGTCGTCGGGGCTGGAAGAGATGACGGAAGAGCTTGAGCAGCCTCAGCAAGATGTCGCACAGCCGGCATTGCAACAGGTTCATGCCACGCATACGTGGGCAGAATACGACCCGTGGGCATCTACCGGTGGTGAGGTTGCCGGTGGCGGGACGGCCGATTCGGTTCCGCTGCCTAAGCCTCGCCATGGTCTTCCTCATTTCGAGGCCCCGCAAGCCATGCCGCTGCCTCAGCCGCAGCAGGTTCAGCAATCCGGTCAAACTCAGCAGTCGCCGCAAACGCAAGCTCAGCAATCCAATCAAGATCAACAGGCTCAGCCTCAGCAGCCAGGCGAAACCCGGCAATTGCCGCAGGTAGAGCCGCAGGCGGAACAGGTTCAGACTCAACCGGAGCAGGCTGAGCTGTCTGATCAAACTTTGCTGTCTGACCGGACTCTGCTATCGTCCCTCTCTGGCCAGCCTCAGCAATTGCCGCAAGCAGAGCCACAACCGGAGCAGGTACAGCCTCAGCCGGAGCAGTCTCAGCAATCGTCGCAGATTCAACCCCTGCAGCCAGCCCAAACCCAGTCCCGGCAGTTGTCGCAAACGCAGCAGTCCGATCAAACCCAACCGCAGCAGCCAGCC
This window encodes:
- a CDS encoding sensor histidine kinase; translated protein: MNTITNALPNIPRLYTGICEWLACVVYLLVIYRRAPKWRSVLVAAIGLPAIIGIQYFDGAMSLDFWILGMLLAVAGMYLIIFLGAQTTPREGLYVTARAFVLAELVASLHWQIATFIGFNKHNRSNAPVWGLDLPTATLATIIYLIGFGLAWIIERHNFERDRPVNPSRTAVAGSIIITIVTFAMSNLSFVSTNTPFSGSVGQEIFYIRTLVDLCGYAILGAQQEQARAAQANLEIASIDAKLESEHQEYLQSKENIESLGRIAHDLKHQITALRAEVDPKHVAAGFEHLEASVKEYSAQEHTGNSVLDVILTSKLKTCAQQGITLTTVADGKLLGNMSSMDIATLFGNALDNAIEAASKVTEPERRLIKLALYEHGQFTVIRVENYYESALQTDDQGDLRTTKSDQRAHGYGVKSIKHIAGLYHGNVTIKTHNHWFTLTVLLPR
- a CDS encoding LytTR family DNA-binding domain-containing protein, yielding MHNIRIGVVEDEPAACQKVLDYLNRYQSENGENFTVSVFDDGVKIVENYRPIYDILLLDIEMKEMDGMEAARRIRKIDSSVVIVFITNASQYAINGYEVQALSYLLKPVPYFAFCQEIKRCIEAVRRQSDDSMLFEVGSQRTRVELKSIVYIESIRHTIIIHTLDGKLSITSTLKELETQLDGHDFFRSNSCYLVNLRHVTGIEDQDCIMSNGERLRISRPRKKAFVAALAGYINGGLQ
- a CDS encoding ABC transporter ATP-binding protein, which produces MGYIDVIHEVKRYNSGAGSVVANNDVSFSILQGELVVIIGASGTGKSTLLNVIGGMDGCDEGDVIIDGENIAKYSTKELTEYRRLDVGFVFQFYNLVPNLTAQENVEIASDIVPYAYDSKQVLDSVGLGDRCNNFPSQLSGGEQQRVAIARAVAKRPKILLCDEPTGALDYKTGKQVLHILQNMSRKHGATVVIVTHNSALAPMADRVVSMHDARVTGVRRNPDPCDIDQLEW
- a CDS encoding amidohydrolase; translated protein: MAVDNNGNTRNAADIDGNKQRIMDIVDEKKGEFIEASDRIWETPETRFTVPKSVEQHYKVLEREGFDIQKGVAGMDYAYIATYGTGKPVIGITAEYDALDNLSQEAGNPNRKPVVEGAPGQGCGHNVLGTGALGAAVALKTLMEEKNLKGTLKLFGCPAEESGYGKAFMARDGVFDDVDAAFTWHPSDTTAVAGGSGLAVMQANFSFKGLAAHAAAAPEQGRDALDAATLMTVGVQFLREHIIDAARIHYAYLDAGGKSANVVHPTATLYFFVRAPYLEQAKPIYDRVVKIAKGAAMMTETELKIDFDSACANYVPNHPLSEDMDRNLDLVGPLQLTDEELEFESKIQANNPKGYEGPLAERLKAANPSLSDEEVNKIAHSSMALPKFPLIYTTDTKGQASTDVGDVSWCTPTAQYYGGFEPLGTPAHSWQWVANGQSSVAHKGLVQAAKTIALTAYDALTDPELLQAAKDAYAKEFKGKPYKSVIPPETQPHG